Proteins encoded by one window of Cannabis sativa cultivar Pink pepper isolate KNU-18-1 chromosome 4, ASM2916894v1, whole genome shotgun sequence:
- the LOC115714330 gene encoding photosystem II reaction center proteins PsbY, chloroplastic translates to MAATMATMAILNTKCLTTNKMIMMMNNNNNPTKQISSKPNSLFSIQNLPKGLNDKSFNTTIAGTAIAGAIFTTLSACEPAMAVQQIADIAAEATSNDNRGLALLLPIIPAIAWVLFNILQPALNQLNRMRSSKGVAIGLGLGLGAAASGLMGAQEASAGELAAIAEAAAAGSDNRGQLLLLVISPAILWVLYNILQPALNQLNRMRSQ, encoded by the coding sequence ATGGCAGCAACCATGGCAACAATGGCAATCCTCAACACCAAGTGCTTAACCACCAACAAaatgataatgatgatgaacaacaacaacaaccccaCCAAGCAAATTTCATCAAAACCCAATTCCCTTTTCTCAATCCAAAACCTCCCCAAAGGATTAAACGACAAGTCGTTTAATACTACCATAGCAGGAACAGCCATAGCAGGAGCCATATTCACCACACTAAGCGCCTGCGAACCAGCCATGGCGGTTCAGCAAATAGCTGACATAGCAGCGGAAGCCACCAGCAACGACAACCGCGGCTTGGCTCTGCTCCTTCCAATCATCCCAGCCATAGCTTGGGTCCTCTTCAACATTCTGCAGCCGGCTCTGAACCAGCTGAACCGCATGAGGAGCTCAAAGGGTGTAGCCATCGGGCTCGGACTTGGGCTGGGAGCCGCGGCTTCAGGGCTGATGGGTGCGCAAGAAGCATCGGCTGGTGAGCTGGCGGCTATAGCCGAGGCTGCAGCTGCTGGGAGTGATAACAGAGGACAGCTTCTGTTGTTGGTTATATCTCCAGCTATTCTTTGGGTTCTTTACAATATTCTACAACCGGCTTTGAACCAGCTCAACAGGATGAGGTCTCAGTAA